DNA from Mesorhizobium sp. B2-1-1:
TCCCATTGCCCATCGAGGTCAACCCATTCGGTCTGCGCGCAACCGAAATCGCGATCGGCAAGGCGGCTGCAAGGCTCGGCCTTTCCGGTCCGGTTACATTGAGGATGACGGGCGGCCAGGCTTTTGTTACAGACGGCGGCCACTTTATCCTCGATGCATCTTTTGGCCGCATTCCGGATACAAGAGCGCTATCGAATGCTCTCCACGCCATTCCCGGCGTGGTCGAGCACGGTCTTTTCATCGGGCTGGCGTCAGCGGCCATCATCGCCGGGGGCGATGGCATCCAAACCGTCCATGCCGCCTGAAAACAGGGAGTTCTATCGACCATGATGTTGCATAACCGGGTTCGCCGCTTTTCCGTCCTTCTGGCGGCATCGGCCGTTTTGGCCTTCTCTTCGCCAGCGTTCTCGCAGGACGTCACGGAAGCGCACCTGAAGGCGGCGCGTGCCGCGGTCACCGCGATCCATGCGACCGACCCGTTCGACAACATCCTGCCGCAAGCCGCCGCCGCCCTCGAATCGCAGCTCATCCAGAAGAACCCTGACATGCAGGAGCTGATCGCCAAGACGATCAGCGAGAAGGCCCTGGCGCTGGCCTCGCGCCGGGCCGACCTGGAGAAGGAAGCAGCCCTTGCCTATGCGAAGGTGTTTTCCGAACAGGAACTCAACGACATCGCGACCTTCTACAATTCGGACTCCGGCAAGAAGCTCCTCGAGAGCGGCCCGGCCGTGACGCGCGACCTGGTGAAAGCGGCCGATATCTGGCAGAACGGGCTTGCTCGTGACCTCGCCCAGCAGGTCGGCGAAACGTTGGCCGCGGCGGCCAAGGCGAAAGCGCCGGCAGCGCCTGCCGATGCGGCTGCGCCTGCGAATGGCGCCGCCCCCGCCGACGGGTCGGCCCCTGCCGACGACACGCAGAACTGATCCTGCCATTTCAAACGGCCCTGCGGCCATCTGTGAAGCCCGGCTCGTCCGGGCTTTTCTTTTTATGCTTTGCGGCCTACCTGTCACTCACATTTTCCGAAGCTCAAGGAGCCGCGCAATGGCCGGTTACGACTACGATCTTTTCGTTATCGGCGGCGGTTCGGGCGGGGTGAGGGCGGCGCGCGTCGCCGCAGCGCTCGGCAAGCGCGTCGGCATCGCCGAGGAATATCGCTTCGGCGGCACCTGCGTCATCAGAGGCTGCGTACCGAAGAAGCTCTATGTCTATGCTTCGCAATTTCCCGAGCATTTCGCCGATGCCGCCGGCTATGGCTGGACGGTGCCGGAAGCCAGTTTCGACTGGCCCACGCTGGTCGCCAACAAGGACCGCGAGATCAGCCGTCTGGAGGCGATCTACAAGAGGAACGTCGAGGGCGCCGGCGGCGAGGCCTTTCACACGCGCGCCATGATCGTCGACCCGCATGTGGTGCATCTTCTGGACGAGGACCGTACCGTCACCGCCGACCAGATCCTGATCGCCACCGGCGGCCGTCCGGCGCCGCACCCGGCACTGCCCGGCCACGAATACTGCATCTTCTCCAACGAGGCCTTCGACCTCGAGCAGTTGCCCAAGTCGATCATGATCGAAGGCGGCGGCTATATCGCGGTCGAATTCGCCAACATCTTCCATGGCCTGGGCGTCGACACCACGCTGGTCTATCGCGGCAAGGAGATCCTCAGTCGCTTCGATATGGACCTGCGGCGCATGCTGCACGAAACGATGGAGAAGAAGGGGATCAAGATCCTTTGCCATGCCGTCTCGGAATGGATCCGCAAACGGCCGGACGGCCGGCTCGACGCGTTGCTCACCGGCGGCCAGACGCTGACGGTCGACCAGGTGATGCTCGCCATCGGCCGCATCCCCAACACCGAGAATATGGGACTGGAAGGCATCGGCATCGAGATGACCGCGACCGGCGCGATCCAGGTCGACGCGTACTCCCGCACCAACATCGAAAACATCTGGGCGATCGGCGACGTCACCAATCGCGTGCAACTGACGCCGGTGGCGATCCACGAGGCGATGTGCTTCGTCGAGACCGCCTTCAAGGGCAACCCGACCGCGCCCGACCACGACACGATCGCCACCGCCGTGTTCTCGCAGCCGGAGATCGGCACGGTCGGCCTGTCGGAAGACGAGGCGGTCAAGCGCTTCCCCGACATCGAGATCTATCGCGCGGCATTCCGTCCGATGCGGCACACCTTGTCCGGCCGCGACGAAAAAATGCTGATGAAGCTGGTGGTCGATGGCGCGTCTAAGAAGGTACTCGGCGCGCACATATTGGGGCCGGATGCCGGCGAGATGGCGCAGCTTCTCGCCATTCCGCTGAAGGCCGGGCTGGTCAAGGATGATTTCGACCGCACCATGGCCGTGCATCCGACGGCCGCGGAAGAGCTTGTGACCATGTACAAGCCGACTTACCGAGTGAAGGATGGCGAGCGCGTAGACTGACGGACAAACGCGCCGCGGCAAGGTGCTTGCCGCGACGCAGCTAGGAGAGCTGCTACAGCAACGTGCCGCGCAGGATCACCTGCGCCACCGAGAAATAGATGACAAGCCCGGTGACATCGACCAGCGTGGCGACAAATGGCGCCGACGCGCTGGCCGGGTCGAAGCCGATGCGTTTCAAGGCGAACGGCAACATCGAGCCCGACAGCGAGCCGAAGGTGACGATGCCGACCAATGCCGCTCCGACCGTCGCGGCGATCAACGGCCAGTGCGGGCCGTAGTCGTAGAAGTCGAAATACTGCCAGAGCGCGATGCGGCAGATGCCGACGACGCCGAGTATCGCCCCGAGCAGGAGGCCGGTGGGCAATTCGCGCAACGCCACCCGCCACCAGTCGCGCAGGCCGATCTCGCGCAACGCCAGCGCGCGTATGACCAGCGAGGTCGCCTGCGAGCCGGAATTGCCGCCGGAACTCATGATCAGCGGAATGAAGAGCGTCAGCACGATCGCTTTTTCCAGCTCGCTCTCGTAGCTCTGCATCGCGTTGGCCGTCAGCATCTCGCTGATGAACAGCGCGCACAGCCAGCCGGCGCGCTTCTGGATCATGGCGAGGAAGCTCATCTTCATGTAGGGCTCGTCGAGAGCCTCCATGCCGCCGAAGCGATGCACGT
Protein-coding regions in this window:
- a CDS encoding DUF2059 domain-containing protein is translated as MMLHNRVRRFSVLLAASAVLAFSSPAFSQDVTEAHLKAARAAVTAIHATDPFDNILPQAAAALESQLIQKNPDMQELIAKTISEKALALASRRADLEKEAALAYAKVFSEQELNDIATFYNSDSGKKLLESGPAVTRDLVKAADIWQNGLARDLAQQVGETLAAAAKAKAPAAPADAAAPANGAAPADGSAPADDTQN
- the gor gene encoding glutathione-disulfide reductase translates to MAGYDYDLFVIGGGSGGVRAARVAAALGKRVGIAEEYRFGGTCVIRGCVPKKLYVYASQFPEHFADAAGYGWTVPEASFDWPTLVANKDREISRLEAIYKRNVEGAGGEAFHTRAMIVDPHVVHLLDEDRTVTADQILIATGGRPAPHPALPGHEYCIFSNEAFDLEQLPKSIMIEGGGYIAVEFANIFHGLGVDTTLVYRGKEILSRFDMDLRRMLHETMEKKGIKILCHAVSEWIRKRPDGRLDALLTGGQTLTVDQVMLAIGRIPNTENMGLEGIGIEMTATGAIQVDAYSRTNIENIWAIGDVTNRVQLTPVAIHEAMCFVETAFKGNPTAPDHDTIATAVFSQPEIGTVGLSEDEAVKRFPDIEIYRAAFRPMRHTLSGRDEKMLMKLVVDGASKKVLGAHILGPDAGEMAQLLAIPLKAGLVKDDFDRTMAVHPTAAEELVTMYKPTYRVKDGERVD